In a single window of the Phycisphaerae bacterium genome:
- a CDS encoding flavodoxin family protein: MHVVAFNGSARAGGNTSILLEHVLAPIRAHGIQTEVLQLGGSDIQPCRACHTCTRTRDGRCVNDDDVANVFIAKMVAANGILLGSPSHFANLTAETKALIARAGAVARANDGLFRGKIAAAVIAARRDGEIHAFDAINHFFLTNQMIVPGSCHWNVGVGREKGDVTRDEEGLRTMRVLGENMAWLLQCVARQPQPSATAARR, encoded by the coding sequence ATGCACGTAGTCGCCTTTAATGGTAGCGCTCGCGCGGGGGGCAACACGAGCATCCTCCTCGAGCACGTCCTCGCGCCGATCCGGGCCCACGGTATTCAGACTGAGGTGCTTCAGCTCGGCGGCAGCGATATCCAGCCTTGCCGGGCATGCCACACCTGTACGCGTACGCGAGACGGTCGCTGCGTCAACGATGACGATGTGGCCAATGTCTTCATCGCCAAGATGGTCGCCGCGAACGGCATCCTGCTCGGCTCGCCGTCCCACTTCGCCAACCTCACCGCGGAGACAAAGGCGCTGATCGCCCGCGCCGGTGCCGTGGCCCGGGCGAACGATGGCCTGTTCAGGGGCAAGATCGCGGCCGCGGTGATCGCCGCCCGCCGCGACGGGGAAATCCACGCGTTCGACGCGATCAACCACTTCTTCCTGACGAACCAGATGATCGTGCCCGGCTCCTGTCACTGGAACGTGGGGGTAGGACGGGAGAAAGGCGACGTCACGCGGGACGAGGAAGGGCTGCGGACGATGCGGGTCCTCGGCGAGAACATGGCGTGGCTGCTGCAGTGCGTGGCGCGGCAGCCGCAACCCAGCGCCACCGCGGCGCGGCGGTAA
- a CDS encoding tyrosine-type recombinase/integrase, with the protein MAKLIKVAGRDDWHGSIALGPYAHKRARFCADRSVSARWHAMLQQAVDRKAAGDPITPDMERTLPRRLLESFGLVDKLTNKRRGTFAENVADYVAELRLGGRDPAYIAHVNAALTAIGSACGWRRLPDVGREAMIQYLESRRAAGASPRTIKNDRATAVAFCLWAVGAGRLDRNPLASLPTIDDRGCRRRQRRALAPDEVLRLLAVAGPRELLYRVALGTGLRLGELGKLQWQDVRLDDDRPRLELRPEATKSRRADTIPLPPGLALRLRESRPAGVDPGAPVFVTIPRCETFWADCERAGIECRVGDVLTVGFHSLRVTFCSELERAGVSPRTIMQLMRHTDYKLTAGTYTDPRVLDTAGAVGRLPEYRQAAPDAIRHPMIGTEGRQMA; encoded by the coding sequence GTGGCGAAGCTAATCAAGGTTGCGGGGCGCGACGATTGGCACGGCTCGATTGCCTTGGGGCCATACGCGCACAAGCGGGCCAGGTTCTGTGCGGACCGCTCGGTATCCGCGCGGTGGCACGCCATGCTGCAACAGGCGGTGGACCGCAAGGCGGCCGGTGATCCTATCACGCCGGACATGGAGCGGACGCTCCCCCGGCGCCTGTTGGAATCGTTCGGGCTCGTGGACAAGTTGACGAACAAGCGGCGCGGGACGTTCGCTGAAAACGTCGCGGACTACGTTGCGGAGCTGCGGTTGGGCGGACGTGACCCGGCCTACATTGCACACGTGAATGCGGCGTTGACTGCGATTGGCTCCGCGTGTGGCTGGCGCCGGCTGCCGGACGTGGGCCGCGAGGCGATGATCCAGTATCTTGAATCGCGCCGGGCTGCCGGTGCGTCGCCCAGGACGATCAAAAACGACCGGGCGACGGCCGTTGCGTTTTGTCTGTGGGCCGTGGGCGCCGGCCGGCTGGACCGAAACCCCCTCGCCTCGCTGCCGACGATTGACGACCGGGGCTGCCGGCGGCGCCAGCGGCGGGCGCTTGCTCCAGACGAAGTGCTCCGGCTACTGGCCGTGGCCGGTCCGCGTGAGTTGCTCTATCGCGTGGCGCTCGGGACCGGGCTGCGCCTGGGCGAACTCGGCAAGCTCCAATGGCAGGACGTGCGGCTAGACGATGACCGTCCGCGCCTGGAGCTGCGGCCGGAAGCCACGAAAAGCCGGCGGGCTGACACGATCCCCCTACCCCCGGGGCTTGCGTTGCGCCTGCGCGAATCTAGGCCGGCTGGCGTTGATCCTGGCGCCCCTGTGTTCGTCACGATCCCCAGGTGTGAAACCTTTTGGGCCGATTGCGAGCGGGCGGGAATCGAGTGCCGCGTTGGCGACGTGCTGACAGTCGGCTTTCACAGCTTGCGTGTGACGTTCTGCTCCGAGCTGGAACGGGCCGGCGTATCGCCTCGCACGATCATGCAATTGATGCGGCACACGGACTACAAGCTCACGGCCGGCACGTACACTGACCCGCGTGTACTGGACACAGCGGGCGCCGTCGGGCGACTGCCGGAGTACAGACAGGCGGCGCCGGACGCAATACGTCACCCAATGATCGGCACGGAAGGGCGCCAGATGGCATAG
- a CDS encoding AAA family ATPase has translation MLMPPTVDHFQGQPEAVALLRTALEAAWNDGTRLPHMLLTGPPGVGKTTLANLAAREMGVVVHERLGQTLEVPAMVNGVLMEAEDKDVVFVDEAHELPRQCQTVLYRAMEDRSVFLHNQQRNSLKLPLADFTLVLATTDEYCLLQPLRDRCKLTIPFRWYQPDDLATIVRQRAHMMSVEIADGVPDMIASRAKGTPRLAIRLLEACHRYARSRNDQSVGAEHFNATVALEQIDELGLGRDERRYLALLAEKHGEPVRLITAESALGLHRRTIQTVLEPFLIRTGLCERLPTGRAITPKGLHHLARSAEGYQSDAREE, from the coding sequence ATGCTGATGCCGCCGACGGTCGATCATTTCCAGGGACAACCTGAAGCTGTTGCTCTACTGCGGACCGCGCTGGAGGCCGCGTGGAACGACGGCACGCGCTTGCCGCACATGCTGCTCACCGGTCCACCGGGTGTCGGCAAAACGACGCTGGCCAACCTCGCTGCCCGTGAGATGGGTGTCGTCGTTCACGAGCGGCTGGGACAGACGCTTGAAGTGCCCGCGATGGTCAACGGCGTGCTGATGGAGGCGGAAGATAAGGATGTCGTCTTTGTGGATGAAGCGCACGAGCTTCCCCGGCAGTGCCAGACCGTGCTGTATCGGGCGATGGAGGATCGCTCGGTCTTCCTTCACAACCAGCAGCGGAACTCGCTGAAGCTGCCGCTGGCGGACTTCACGCTCGTCCTGGCGACCACCGACGAATACTGCCTGCTGCAACCGCTGCGGGATCGCTGCAAGCTGACGATTCCATTCCGCTGGTATCAGCCCGATGACCTTGCCACCATCGTGCGGCAGCGGGCGCACATGATGAGCGTTGAGATCGCCGACGGTGTCCCCGACATGATCGCCAGCCGGGCCAAGGGCACGCCACGACTCGCCATCCGCCTGCTCGAAGCTTGCCACCGTTATGCCCGCAGCCGGAACGACCAGTCCGTCGGGGCGGAGCATTTCAACGCGACCGTGGCGCTGGAACAGATCGACGAGTTGGGGCTCGGCCGCGATGAACGGCGCTATCTTGCGCTGTTGGCGGAGAAACATGGCGAGCCCGTGCGGCTGATCACGGCCGAATCCGCCCTCGGGCTGCACCGCCGGACGATACAAACGGTGCTGGAGCCGTTCCTGATCCGCACCGGCCTCTGCGAACGGCTGCCGACGGGACGAGCGATCACGCCCAAGGGGTTGCACCACTTGGCCCGCAGCGCCGAGGGTTATCAATCGGACGCACGAGAGGAATGA
- a CDS encoding amidoligase family protein, with protein MLGLGWRRSDATEDALSFGSVTGLHVHHHLPEAVERPEVIRNLAHLWWRFHPVIYGLVAPSRQNNQYCRKPTQADATMFDHVRTYPNLTAKLARCDRYMGLNLTNLTNRDRMTVEFRVHGGSTDWTKIGAWILATQRWVEHAVARSCHYRPEPVPNTQAGLNALLIATGLKPNSRIYKRIDKPLRQAGRFLLRRWQHFNRPPEPKAKGEAA; from the coding sequence GTGCTTGGGCTTGGGTGGCGGCGCAGCGATGCGACGGAGGATGCGCTCTCGTTCGGCTCGGTCACCGGGTTGCACGTCCACCACCACCTGCCCGAGGCGGTTGAGCGCCCCGAAGTCATCCGCAACCTCGCGCACTTGTGGTGGCGTTTCCATCCTGTGATTTACGGCCTCGTCGCCCCGAGCCGACAGAACAACCAATACTGTCGGAAACCAACGCAAGCCGATGCGACGATGTTCGACCACGTTCGAACGTATCCAAATTTGACCGCGAAGCTGGCCCGCTGCGACCGCTACATGGGCCTGAACCTGACGAACCTGACCAACCGCGACCGAATGACAGTCGAGTTTCGCGTTCACGGCGGCAGCACCGATTGGACGAAGATCGGCGCTTGGATTCTCGCCACGCAGCGTTGGGTTGAGCATGCCGTCGCCCGATCTTGCCACTACCGCCCCGAGCCGGTGCCCAACACGCAGGCTGGGCTGAATGCGTTGCTGATCGCGACTGGCTTGAAACCGAACAGCCGGATTTACAAGCGGATCGATAAGCCGCTGCGGCAGGCCGGACGTTTTCTGCTGCGGCGCTGGCAGCACTTCAACCGGCCGCCGGAACCGAAGGCCAAGGGCGAGGCGGCATGA
- a CDS encoding site-specific integrase: protein MPKWSKNEQDKVHAGRGILRKLKRIWHFHFRDERGVWRSLSTRHRDKKGALLWAEGMSLKLTRAEFGLPEPPALRADDRVESALDGWLEYQRVQNTPNTYSSYRSIVAGFRKFLSTKRSITRLPSITTETVLDFRQWSLDQGNDRVTVDNKLIALRSFFNWCKATGRLHVNPASQQRYGVRLLFDEESPRKVTYTEAEYRRIRDAAEPGDRSVFVMLASTGMRCSELGMLEWSDLDRDLNILQVRRKITADGVYFLPKDKTDRVIPVSPLVWQALDELGTESQGGYVVPLPPVGSRADYFERTYLGRLKALATATGIEESKLTLHNFRRFFVSHCAEVGIPMATVMEWVGHDEMAMVMHYYRLRNEFAQKAMRRFVAGLSPAALPERDGSCAVAAPSV from the coding sequence ATGCCAAAGTGGAGCAAGAACGAACAGGACAAGGTGCATGCGGGCAGGGGCATCCTGCGGAAGCTCAAACGCATCTGGCATTTTCACTTCCGCGACGAACGGGGCGTGTGGCGCAGTCTCTCAACCCGGCACCGCGACAAGAAGGGTGCGCTTCTTTGGGCGGAGGGCATGTCGCTCAAGCTGACGCGGGCCGAGTTCGGCCTACCCGAGCCACCGGCTCTTCGGGCCGATGATCGCGTCGAGTCGGCGCTCGACGGCTGGCTCGAATACCAGCGCGTCCAGAACACGCCAAACACGTATTCGAGCTACCGCAGCATCGTCGCCGGCTTCCGCAAGTTCCTGTCCACCAAGCGATCCATCACGCGGCTGCCCAGCATCACGACCGAGACCGTGCTCGACTTCCGACAGTGGTCGCTCGACCAGGGCAACGACCGGGTGACGGTGGACAACAAGCTCATTGCGCTGCGCAGCTTCTTCAACTGGTGCAAGGCGACGGGCCGGCTCCACGTCAACCCAGCATCGCAGCAACGCTACGGAGTGCGCCTGCTTTTTGACGAGGAATCGCCGCGTAAGGTGACTTATACCGAAGCCGAGTATCGACGGATCAGGGACGCCGCCGAACCGGGCGACCGCTCCGTTTTCGTGATGCTCGCCAGCACGGGCATGCGCTGCTCCGAACTCGGCATGCTGGAGTGGAGCGATCTCGACCGCGACCTGAACATCTTGCAGGTCCGTCGAAAAATCACGGCCGACGGCGTCTACTTTTTACCCAAGGACAAGACTGACCGCGTCATTCCGGTCAGCCCGCTGGTTTGGCAGGCGCTCGACGAGTTGGGGACCGAAAGTCAAGGCGGCTACGTGGTCCCGCTGCCGCCGGTCGGTTCACGCGCCGACTACTTCGAGCGGACCTACCTGGGCCGGTTGAAGGCGCTCGCCACCGCGACGGGGATCGAGGAGAGCAAGCTGACGCTGCACAACTTCCGCCGGTTCTTTGTCAGCCATTGCGCGGAAGTCGGCATCCCGATGGCGACCGTGATGGAGTGGGTCGGGCACGACGAGATGGCGATGGTCATGCACTACTACCGCCTGCGGAACGAGTTCGCACAGAAGGCGATGCGGCGGTTTGTGGCCGGGCTCAGTCCAGCGGCGCTACCCGAACGCGATGGCTCCTGCGCCGTGGCCGCGCCCAGCGTTTGA
- a CDS encoding helix-turn-helix domain-containing protein has translation MDKLLRVREVAELLGVAVRSVWRLAASGDIPPAVKLGGSCRWRASDLARFIECGCKRPDRVEVTDGTG, from the coding sequence ATGGACAAGCTTTTGAGGGTGCGCGAGGTAGCCGAGCTGCTCGGCGTGGCCGTCCGTAGCGTGTGGCGGCTGGCGGCCAGCGGTGACATTCCCCCGGCCGTGAAGCTTGGCGGCTCGTGTCGGTGGCGTGCTTCGGACTTGGCGCGGTTTATCGAGTGCGGCTGCAAGCGACCGGACCGCGTAGAGGTGACGGATGGAACGGGGTAG
- a CDS encoding tyrosine-type recombinase/integrase encodes MILPSTVEQYLTSRDFSPHTQKAIRADLRKFAAWFVAANNEPFNVTRITVADLTAFRDHLVGVRRQAVASVNRALVSLRRFLGHLVQSGELPTNPAIAVKELRRVPLAPKGLTAAQIRRIMREIEIRQDVRAGAIIALMALGGLRVSDVVGLDLQDVVINPRSGSVICRHGKGNKQRVVPLCREARRLLTAYLEVRPPTAATRVFIGERGPLTDDGVRAICERYAATCGVDFTPHRLRHAAMRGA; translated from the coding sequence ATGATCCTGCCCAGCACCGTTGAGCAATACCTGACCAGCCGGGATTTCAGCCCACACACTCAAAAGGCGATCCGGGCGGACCTGCGGAAGTTCGCGGCGTGGTTCGTCGCGGCCAACAACGAGCCATTCAACGTCACGAGGATCACCGTGGCCGACCTGACCGCATTCCGCGACCACCTGGTCGGCGTCCGTCGTCAGGCCGTGGCGAGCGTCAACCGGGCACTGGTTTCGCTGCGGCGGTTTCTTGGGCATCTTGTGCAGAGCGGCGAGCTTCCGACAAACCCCGCGATAGCGGTGAAAGAGCTTCGCCGCGTGCCTCTGGCACCGAAAGGTCTGACTGCGGCCCAGATCCGGCGGATCATGCGGGAGATTGAGATCCGGCAGGACGTGCGGGCGGGAGCGATCATCGCGCTGATGGCCCTTGGTGGTCTCCGCGTGTCCGACGTAGTCGGCCTGGACCTTCAGGATGTCGTGATCAACCCCCGTTCGGGCAGCGTCATCTGCCGGCACGGGAAAGGGAACAAGCAGCGGGTCGTTCCGCTCTGCCGCGAGGCCCGTCGGCTGCTGACTGCATACCTGGAGGTCCGGCCACCGACGGCCGCAACCCGCGTGTTCATTGGCGAGCGAGGCCCGCTGACCGACGACGGCGTGCGGGCAATCTGTGAGCGATACGCCGCGACTTGCGGCGTGGACTTCACGCCTCACCGCCTGCGGCACGCTGCGATGCGTGGTGCGTGA
- a CDS encoding DUF1580 domain-containing protein, with protein MIDPATEQLFLLTEAPAIINPSHPPHIATIWRWAIGGLKGGVRLESIKVGGQRFTSREAIRRFLVRINEPAAMPMEPSAAAIAAGKKLEEMGA; from the coding sequence ATGATCGACCCCGCCACCGAACAGCTTTTCTTGCTCACAGAAGCCCCCGCAATCATCAACCCGTCGCACCCGCCGCACATCGCGACAATATGGCGATGGGCAATCGGCGGCCTGAAAGGCGGAGTTCGACTCGAATCCATAAAAGTCGGCGGCCAGCGGTTCACGAGCCGCGAAGCGATCCGGCGGTTTCTGGTGCGGATTAACGAGCCGGCTGCGATGCCAATGGAGCCGAGCGCGGCAGCCATTGCGGCAGGAAAGAAACTGGAGGAGATGGGGGCGTGA
- a CDS encoding MerR family transcriptional regulator, which produces MTKQIYSIGQLAKECGVEIHVLRYCLKSRHIQPIDTVGGKFVYSSDQLPRIKSELARMAQAKACH; this is translated from the coding sequence ATGACAAAACAGATTTACAGCATCGGCCAGCTAGCGAAGGAATGCGGCGTTGAGATTCACGTCCTGCGCTATTGCCTGAAGTCAAGACACATTCAGCCAATTGACACGGTTGGCGGGAAATTCGTCTACAGCTCCGATCAGTTGCCGCGCATCAAGAGCGAGCTCGCCCGCATGGCTCAAGCCAAGGCGTGCCATTGA
- a CDS encoding gamma-glutamylcyclotransferase: MSLPMGAFPALVPGDGIVRGVVLDINPDGLLITDQVEGHRPDARACFYQRQKVEIRLDDGGTLRGWTYFYGRPVSVSDSRRLVVGEQDGVPIYAWR, encoded by the coding sequence ATGAGTTTGCCCATGGGGGCGTTCCCGGCGCTCGTGCCCGGCGACGGGATCGTTCGCGGCGTTGTGCTCGACATCAACCCCGACGGGCTGCTGATCACCGACCAGGTCGAGGGACACCGGCCCGACGCGCGAGCTTGCTTCTACCAGCGACAGAAGGTTGAGATCCGCCTGGACGACGGTGGAACCTTGCGGGGTTGGACCTACTTCTACGGCCGCCCTGTTTCCGTGTCTGACTCCCGCCGACTTGTGGTCGGTGAGCAGGACGGCGTTCCTATCTATGCGTGGAGATGA
- a CDS encoding helix-turn-helix domain-containing protein: MLNDFADHHAHGLGVAAVAVWLLLFRHADRDGRVSVSQSRITRALGCHVRTVRRALTKLRRLGLVTVVTPGSRATGPAVLVLALPIGDKKCPHIGDKKYPNDRGQKVPRWGTKSTPMGDKKYPLLGTKSAPLTELQKGNTADAARAAAVSPITGKDSRESHRPDDEEYPDDVPDPRDLFYDDDEARRRSPSVAGEPGAPDESDGLPF, encoded by the coding sequence ATGCTAAACGACTTTGCGGATCATCATGCGCACGGGCTTGGCGTGGCTGCCGTGGCCGTTTGGTTGCTGCTGTTCCGACACGCGGACCGCGACGGTCGGGTATCAGTCTCGCAGTCGCGCATCACGCGAGCGCTCGGGTGTCACGTGCGGACGGTGCGCCGGGCGTTGACGAAGTTGCGGCGGCTCGGGCTCGTGACGGTGGTCACGCCGGGCAGCCGCGCGACCGGGCCGGCGGTGCTGGTGCTGGCGTTGCCAATAGGGGACAAAAAGTGCCCCCATATAGGGGACAAAAAGTACCCCAATGATAGGGGACAAAAAGTACCCCGATGGGGGACAAAAAGTACCCCGATGGGGGACAAAAAGTACCCATTATTGGGGACAAAAAGTGCCCCCCTTACAGAACTACAGAAGGGGAACACGGCCGACGCCGCAAGAGCGGCGGCCGTGTCCCCCATTACAGGGAAAGACTCTCGAGAATCACATCGCCCTGATGACGAGGAATACCCCGACGACGTGCCCGACCCGCGCGACTTGTTCTATGACGACGACGAAGCTCGCCGGCGTAGCCCGAGCGTAGCCGGCGAGCCAGGGGCGCCAGACGAAAGCGACGGGCTGCCGTTTTGA